The window GAATAAGACCTGATACCAACACTCACGAAAGCCATAAAAATGGCAATCATTGCTGCAATCAGATAGATATCTATTCCAGGGCTCGTCCTGAATGCAAAATCTGCCAGAAACTGATTGGCTGAGTAATTGATGATTGGAACAGCAATTACCAGAGCAATGAATACCCACAGCAGAAAGCTTTTGGACAGGTGCATCGTGATTTGCTGAATCGTGGCTCCCATCACTTTCCGAATACCAATCTCTTTTCGTCTTCTGCGGATCAGGTAAGAAGCCAAAGCGAACAATCCCAGAGTTGCTAACACAATCGCAATTAAGGCGAATGCCGTAGCAATCGACCCTATTTTCTCTTGCTCCCGATACAGATCATCATAGGCCCCATCCAAAAAGTAATAATTCAATGCGATGAACGAACCACTGTTAGACCAGGCTTCTTTAAGATAGTCAACCGTTTGCTCGGCCTGCCCCGGTTCATATCGGACCAACAGATGCCACCCCGTTCCCTCTTTTCCCATGTTCCAGTGAATAATTGGCTCTATTTCATTCACTAAACCCTGATAGTGATAATCTTTGACCACCCCTACCACCTGATAGGTTTCACCATCTCCACTCGGTTTGATACGCTTGTTGTTCAGGTCCGACCAACCATAAACTTCGTATGCACTTTCGTTGATCAATACCGATGTTGAGTCACTGGCCATTTCCGAATTGAGGTTTCGACCGATCACGATTTCCATTCCCAGCGCTTCCACCGCTTCTGCCGTGGTTGGTGCCTGGCGCATGTGTATTTCGTTGTTGGCATCGGCTACATCCTGAAAGGAATTGTAATTTTCGTTGTAAGAACCCGGCGCCATTTGCATCTGGGCTGCCTGCTTTATAAAACTTTGATTGCGTGCTTCTTGTTGCAATCGCTTGATGGCCTGCTCACCTTTTTCCCAGGATGAAAACGAAGAATAATCCAGACTAACAACAATGATTTCATCCGTCTGAATATTGAGGTTTTGAGACTTCATGAATGCGATTTGCCGCCAGATCACGATAGTTCCCGCTATCAGAACAATAGAAGCTACATATTGAAGTATGATCAACACTTTTTGAACCAGCATCTTATTAGATCCTCTTTGTGAATCACCTTTCAAAGCATTGGAGACCTGACTTCCGATGAGATAGGCGGATGGATAAAGTGCAGTGATCATACCAAGAACAATGGCCAGGAGGATCAACACAGGAAACAATGACAATAATTCTGTCATAGAACTACTGATACCCAAATCAAAATACTGGTTCACAAGCGGAATCGAAAAATAAGAAAAAACAAAAGCTACCAGAATAGCCAGGCAACAGATCATAACTGATTCTATGGTGAATTGCCAGATCAGCTCCTTCCTTCTGGAACCCATTACCTTCCTTATGGCCACTTCTTTTACCCTATTCAGTGACTGTGCGGTTGACAAGTTGACAAAGTTGATGAATGCGATGAATGAAATCGCCAACGCAATGATCAACAGCAAGGTTCTGACACTCGCTTGTCCTGCAAATTCCGCATAAAAATCATTGAACGAGACTGGATAAAATACTGCTGGATTTCCTGCAGGCAGAAAATTGGCTACACTGACCTGGTTCAGCTTGTCTTGGATCATGGAAGGTGTTACTCCTTCCCGAAGTTCTACGAAAGCCGTCATGAACGTATTGTGCCAGTCACCTGCTTCATCAAGCCAGGCAGGCCGATGATGCTCCCAGGAAGTCAACACTTCAAACTCCAGACTTGAATTGGATGGAAAATCATTGACGACCGCCCCAACAATGTATTGGTTTTCACCATCAGCTGTCGTAAGCACCTGCCCCACTGCTTCTTCATAACCAAAAAACGACTGAGCTACAGTCATGGATATGACGATGTGATCTTTGGATTTTAAAGCCTCATGGAGATCACCCTCCAAAACCTGAAAAGTCAACATGTCGGCCAGGTCCGCATCCACATAAGTAAATCGATAATTGAGTTTCTTCTCTTCATGGGTAAGCCATTTACGATGTGGAGAAAAAAACCTGGAAGCACGTACAACTTCCGGAAGGTCTTCCTTCAATTTTTCGGCAGCAGGCGTTCGTGTTTGATAATAGCTCCCATAGGCTTCCGTGTTCTCTGCCAGAAAATAGAGGTTGTCCTTTTTGACATGGAAGGAATCAAATGAATTTTCGTAATCCACCACTCGGTAGAGTATAATAGATGCCGCTAATCCAAGTGACAACCCTAATAAGTTGATCAGGCTGTAGTTACGGTACTTTAGTAAATTCCGGTAACCGATTTTTAGGTGATTGTTAATCATGATGTAAGTTTTTGACCGTTGAAAAAAAGGCTTGAACAGATACGGTCGCAACAATTGAAAGCAGTCCCTATAAAAAAGCAATCTGGCCATGAAGACCGAGCGCGTTTCCAGGCGATCTTCATAGATCTCATGGAGATCACCGATCATGTGTTCAACCAGTTCTGGCACCCACACCCTGGACAGCCACTTTAATGGCCATTTCGGAGTATTCATTGCCTACTTATTGAGGTCCAATACAACTTGCGGAATGGCAGACCAAAGTTGTGACCTAACATCACGGATCTCTTCCAGCGTCTGCACACCAATGGGAGATATCTGATAATAGCGTTTCCGCTTCCCTCCTCTTTTTTGTGTGGGCTCACCCAATCTGGAATCAATGAAGCCTTTGTCTTCCAGTCGTTTGAAAGCAGTTTGTAAAGCTCCGATGCTGATCCCTCGATTCAATCGGGTTTCCATCTCATTTTTGATGGCTACTCCGTATGCATCTTCATGCAATGCTGCTATAGTCAGCAAAACCAATTCCTCAAATTCACCTAGTTGGGACTTCCTCATGTCACACGTTTTCGTATCTGACAAACGATTAATTTCTCAATAGTAGTTTTAATCCGATTAAATTCCTAATCGCAGTTAATATATTTAATTCCAATTTGCAGTTTTAATGCATGTCTAGCCAAAATGTTCTGTTCTTTTTCATTGATAGATCAGGAAAAGCACGCAAAAGAGATTCCTTGGTCAGGCAACTTGAAATTTTCTAGCTTCTTTCGGAGTTTTATGCCATAATATTCTAGGGTGACGTGCTTATTAGGGCATATTCTAAGCATTCGTTTTCCCTTGAATTAATAACCATTGCCAATACAATTACTACTAAATCCTTAGTTCCTCAATTTCTTCTTGATAGTCAAATTGCAGGTCTTCGTGTAAGCCACTGATGGCTTTTTCGAGTTTGATGAGCTGTCGGTTATAGAGGTTGGATAAGGCTGTACTTCTGGCAAAGGACACTCCAGTGTCTTTCAGGGTGCTGCAAAAATGAATAAGTAGTGCGATCTCCGTTTCTTTCTTCTTCGAGTATTTGATGAACTTTTGGGTGATCCTCAGGGTCTTCCGAATGGACTTTTTGGCGTAATAGAGATTGCTATGCAGGTCACTGAGCCCCTCCTCTATCTCTTCTTTGGCCATTGAGATATAGCCTTCCTCATAGTCTGCTTCAAACAACAGGTAATGCAGCAATTCTTTGTTTTCCAGTTTGTATTTGGCCATGCGCAGAATGATCTCATGAAGTTGCTCTTCCGGTAGTTGTTTGAGCTCTTTCTTAATTTCCGTGATCGTGGCTGCTTTCATGAGAGCAATATTAGCCGATTAATGGTATTGAGTAGAATATCTGTTGTTTTAGTAACCCGGATTTGAAACGGAAAAAGTTGACTGAAAACCAAGATAAAGAAGAGCATGTCACATTGAGCCTGCCTTGTTGGCAGACAGACTCGTCAAAATGTGTAATATTAGGATTTGAAAGGCCCGGGGACGCTCAGTTAAATAACATTCATGGGTCTTTTTTAGTCTACCGGAATTCTTCTGATCGAATACACAAACTATTCACTATCCATGAAATACCTAACCACTACCCTATTCTGCCTGATCTTGATGTCCTTATCTTTATCAGCACAACAATCCTCATCACCAACCATGAACAGCGCATTTTTTTCCATTGACCAATTGGAAAAGGAATTACAAGACTCTGGCAGACCCTGGTTGCCTTTCTTGCAGGGGGAAAATGTACTTGCTGGTTTATACTTCCTGAACGCAGGTAGCGAGGACAATCAACAACCTCATGAAACGGATGAAATCTATTACGTCCTCAGCGGAGCAGCCATGTTTGAGGTAGATGATGAAAAACGCCCTGTCAAAGCAGGCGACGTGTTATTCGTGAAAGCGGATATCAATCATCGGTTCTACGATATTGAGGAAGACTTGAAGCTTTTGGTATTTTTTGATCAGTAAGGAAAAACCTTATGCCCTGGCCTTTTCTTCCATCAATGCCTGATACTTCTGCAAGATGAAATATAGCTCGTCCGGCTTAAACGGTTTCGATACAAAATCATCCATGCCACTGGCAATGATCTTGTCGTGGACATTAGAGTAGATGTCCGCAGATAAGGCCACAATCGGAATGTCCTGATTGCTGTCTCTCTTTTCTCTGATGGTCCTGGTCACCTCGTACCCATCCATTTCAGGCATCTGAATGTCCAGCAAGATTAGGTTAAAGGTTTGTTGTTCGATAATCTCAAGCGCTTCTTTTCCACCTTCGACACTATGATAAGCCACTTGCCACTTCTGCAGGAACTGCTCAAGTACTACGCGATTCATCACATTGTCATCGACCACCAATACATGCAAGTCTTCCAATGGCAGGTATTCGATCTCTTCTTTGCTTCGTCGAGCAGCATCCTGGTCCTTGATCTTCTCAAAGTTCAGACAAAATGAGAATTTGGACCCTTTACCCAATTCACTCTCCACTCGAATGTTGCTATCTTGTAATTCTAGCAAGCGCTTGCTGATGGTCAAGCCTAATCCGGTTCCTCCGAATTTACGTGTAGTACTTGAGGTTGCCTGAGTGAAGGTCTCAAAAATGGCTTCCAGTTTATCCTGTGGAATCCCTACACCGGTATCGGAAACTTCAAAACACAATTCGATCGACTTTTCATTCTCGGATTCTGTGAAGATCCTAAGCACTACCTCACCTTCATTGGTAAACTTGATGGCGTTGCTAATCAGGTTGTTGAGTACCTGCGATAACCTTCCCGGATCTCCTTGCAAATAGCGATCTATGCCATTGGCAATATTGACTTGAAAGTCGATGGTTTTTTCCTGTGCCTTAGACTGAAACAGCACATTGATGTTATGGATCAGGTGAGGGAAATCGAATTCTGCATTTTCCAACTGAATCTTTCCTGATTCGATCTTATTCAGGTCCAGGATATCATTGATCAGTTGAACCAGGCTGTCTGCTGCGTATTTGAGGCTATTCAGATTTTCCAGCTGTCCTTTATTTTGGTTCTCTTCCAACAAAAGATGTGTGGTACCGATGATCGCATTCATCGGAGTACGTATCTCGTGGCTCATCACCGAAAGGAATTCTGACTTGGTTTTGGCCGCCTGTTCCGCTTCACCCTTGGCTTTTTCAAGTTGATCATTCTGGACTTTCAACTCTCTCGTTCGAGCCACAACCTCTTTTTCCAGCTCTTCTTTTTGCTGAGTTTCGAGTTCGGTGCGCTTTTTATACTCATCCAGTAATTGCCCCTGTGCTTCTCGTTTTTCGGCTTCAATCAGGCGCATTCGCTTTCCTAATCCAAGAGAGAAAAACAAGATCTCTGCCGTAAACCCTACTCGTGCAAAATTACCCCAGGTCTCACCCGAATCCCAGATAAATATATCGACCATCGCTCCTAATGCCATCACCACACTGCCTAATACCAGATAGTTGACCATCTTGTGCTTAGAAAATGTAATGGCAATGGTCGCGAGGAACAAGGCCACAATATCAATGAACACGACAATGCGCAACATGTCCATGATCAGCCTCATATCAAAAGTCGCCGTGTAGACACTGATAGAGACAAAGAAAAGGATGAGGTTTCCTATGGCCAGGTTTCTTAACACCTTATCCCAAAAGGGCACGGTTTTCGGTGTTTCCAGAAATTCCTTTAAAAACATGTAATAGCCAAGTGGCGCGAGGTAGAGCACATTGATGAAATAACTTGACAGCAATGGCTTTTCCGTAAGGATGAGCTCCCTTATCGTCCCTTCTACCATCAGATAAAAGATGGCGATAGACATTAAATACAGACTATATCCCAGTCCTGCCCGATCCCGGAAATACAGGAAGACCAACAGGTTATAGAGCACCATGATCCACAGGAACCCCTGAAACAGCATATTGAAGATGTACCGATCTGTATATTCTTCCAACATCCGGAAGGGACTCTTCAACTGAAACAACTCAAAATTGTGTTCGTGGATCTCCTGGGTGATCTTGAAATAGATATTTTTCTCTACACCATAAGGAAGTTGTATCGGGGCGTAGTAGGAACCTTTGGTCATCATTTTCTCCGATGAAGGCACCATGTATCCTGTTTGATTCCCCAGAATACCTAAACGCTGCCTAAAATCGTAGATCCTAACCCGATCATTACGATGAAAGAACAAGAGCCAGGTGAGCTTAGTGCTATCAAAATTGATGATGTTCATCTTGCCCCAATAGGCTGACTCCCGATTGAATTCTTTGTCGTATTCTGAAAGTGGGGCAAACTCCGTTTTGAAGATCACTTCCGTTAATTCGTAGGTATTAGAAGGGTCTTCCAGGATTTCAATGTGATCCATCAAATTGAAAAGGCCATCGTTATCCCTGCCGATTGCAAGGGCATCCTGAGCGTTCGCTTCATAACAAAGCAAACCCAATAAAAGGGCACAAAGGGTTAACCGGAAATCTATCAGAGCACTCAATTCAAATGGCAATACAGGCAAAAATTGAGATTTCTTATGCTCAATTCCAAACTTTAGGGCCGCTTTCGGGGGATTATCTGAATTATCCCGTATTTCTCATGGCTCCTGCCAGTGCGTTGATCGTCAACATCAAACTGGTTTGTGTGGCTGCAATATCAGAATTCGCCTCCTTTTTCATCGTTCGCCATTCCTCCAATAACCGCACTTGATTTTCATGCAATTTTTTCATCATTTCAGATCGCAGTTGATTAGAATAGTGGTGATTTTTCCTTCTCTCCACCAGCGGGCGTTCCAACAAATGATTCAAATGTCTTTTGGTCAGACTCAGTTCATCGAGGAACATCTTCAAGAATTTATCTTTAAGTGCTTCATCTTCTACAAGATTGGCGTAGCTGGCGATAACTTCTTCTTCCGTTGCCGCGAGACTGGTATCTACATTGGTGAGCACATACCGAATGAAAGGATCGGTACTTGTGGCTTTTTTAAATTGC of the Cytophagales bacterium genome contains:
- a CDS encoding FtsX-like permease family protein: MNTPKWPLKWLSRVWVPELVEHMIGDLHEIYEDRLETRSVFMARLLFYRDCFQLLRPYLFKPFFQRSKTYIMINNHLKIGYRNLLKYRNYSLINLLGLSLGLAASIILYRVVDYENSFDSFHVKKDNLYFLAENTEAYGSYYQTRTPAAEKLKEDLPEVVRASRFFSPHRKWLTHEEKKLNYRFTYVDADLADMLTFQVLEGDLHEALKSKDHIVISMTVAQSFFGYEEAVGQVLTTADGENQYIVGAVVNDFPSNSSLEFEVLTSWEHHRPAWLDEAGDWHNTFMTAFVELREGVTPSMIQDKLNQVSVANFLPAGNPAVFYPVSFNDFYAEFAGQASVRTLLLIIALAISFIAFINFVNLSTAQSLNRVKEVAIRKVMGSRRKELIWQFTIESVMICCLAILVAFVFSYFSIPLVNQYFDLGISSSMTELLSLFPVLILLAIVLGMITALYPSAYLIGSQVSNALKGDSQRGSNKMLVQKVLIILQYVASIVLIAGTIVIWRQIAFMKSQNLNIQTDEIIVVSLDYSSFSSWEKGEQAIKRLQQEARNQSFIKQAAQMQMAPGSYNENYNSFQDVADANNEIHMRQAPTTAEAVEALGMEIVIGRNLNSEMASDSTSVLINESAYEVYGWSDLNNKRIKPSGDGETYQVVGVVKDYHYQGLVNEIEPIIHWNMGKEGTGWHLLVRYEPGQAEQTVDYLKEAWSNSGSFIALNYYFLDGAYDDLYREQEKIGSIATAFALIAIVLATLGLFALASYLIRRRRKEIGIRKVMGATIQQITMHLSKSFLLWVFIALVIAVPIINYSANQFLADFAFRTSPGIDIYLIAAMIAIFMAFVSVGIRSYSAASDDPVNSLRDE
- a CDS encoding helix-turn-helix transcriptional regulator → MRKSQLGEFEELVLLTIAALHEDAYGVAIKNEMETRLNRGISIGALQTAFKRLEDKGFIDSRLGEPTQKRGGKRKRYYQISPIGVQTLEEIRDVRSQLWSAIPQVVLDLNK
- a CDS encoding cupin domain-containing protein — protein: MKYLTTTLFCLILMSLSLSAQQSSSPTMNSAFFSIDQLEKELQDSGRPWLPFLQGENVLAGLYFLNAGSEDNQQPHETDEIYYVLSGAAMFEVDDEKRPVKAGDVLFVKADINHRFYDIEEDLKLLVFFDQ
- a CDS encoding response regulator, producing the protein MSALIDFRLTLCALLLGLLCYEANAQDALAIGRDNDGLFNLMDHIEILEDPSNTYELTEVIFKTEFAPLSEYDKEFNRESAYWGKMNIINFDSTKLTWLLFFHRNDRVRIYDFRQRLGILGNQTGYMVPSSEKMMTKGSYYAPIQLPYGVEKNIYFKITQEIHEHNFELFQLKSPFRMLEEYTDRYIFNMLFQGFLWIMVLYNLLVFLYFRDRAGLGYSLYLMSIAIFYLMVEGTIRELILTEKPLLSSYFINVLYLAPLGYYMFLKEFLETPKTVPFWDKVLRNLAIGNLILFFVSISVYTATFDMRLIMDMLRIVVFIDIVALFLATIAITFSKHKMVNYLVLGSVVMALGAMVDIFIWDSGETWGNFARVGFTAEILFFSLGLGKRMRLIEAEKREAQGQLLDEYKKRTELETQQKEELEKEVVARTRELKVQNDQLEKAKGEAEQAAKTKSEFLSVMSHEIRTPMNAIIGTTHLLLEENQNKGQLENLNSLKYAADSLVQLINDILDLNKIESGKIQLENAEFDFPHLIHNINVLFQSKAQEKTIDFQVNIANGIDRYLQGDPGRLSQVLNNLISNAIKFTNEGEVVLRIFTESENEKSIELCFEVSDTGVGIPQDKLEAIFETFTQATSSTTRKFGGTGLGLTISKRLLELQDSNIRVESELGKGSKFSFCLNFEKIKDQDAARRSKEEIEYLPLEDLHVLVVDDNVMNRVVLEQFLQKWQVAYHSVEGGKEALEIIEQQTFNLILLDIQMPEMDGYEVTRTIREKRDSNQDIPIVALSADIYSNVHDKIIASGMDDFVSKPFKPDELYFILQKYQALMEEKARA